The following are from one region of the Mycobacteriales bacterium genome:
- a CDS encoding PfkB family carbohydrate kinase, which yields MLLIPGEPIVILPRDPGLAPQASGAPAIAAWAAASLGVPTTFLGGVGADDAGDLIRATLAAVVADPSAIVTKAGLPTATARVDYDPDGSRRFDFHVAGSAATALDLSDLDRRPEQATWVHVSGSALLFGGTTTATVVEAVRRGRAAGATVSVDPNLRAELDDPAGLAAVRRLCEQADVLFPSEGELEALGLDEDHLVGAGTAVCRTMAADGARLRAGRLDLTIPAVAPAEQVVDPDGAGDTFAGAVIAARMRGSTWGDAIRAASQVVARAITVAGPMTMTLRPADLVLPTAAGE from the coding sequence ATGCTGCTGATCCCCGGCGAGCCGATCGTCATCCTCCCCCGCGATCCCGGCCTGGCGCCGCAGGCGAGCGGAGCCCCGGCGATCGCCGCGTGGGCCGCCGCCAGCCTCGGCGTACCCACCACGTTCCTCGGCGGTGTCGGCGCCGACGATGCCGGAGACCTCATACGGGCCACGCTGGCGGCCGTCGTCGCCGACCCCTCGGCCATCGTCACCAAAGCCGGTCTCCCGACCGCCACCGCCCGGGTGGACTACGACCCGGACGGCTCGCGGAGATTCGACTTCCACGTCGCCGGCAGCGCCGCCACCGCCCTGGACCTGAGCGACCTGGACCGCCGACCGGAGCAGGCCACGTGGGTGCACGTATCGGGATCGGCGCTGCTGTTCGGTGGCACGACGACCGCGACCGTCGTGGAGGCGGTACGCCGGGGCCGGGCGGCCGGCGCGACCGTGTCCGTCGACCCCAACCTGCGCGCCGAACTCGACGATCCGGCCGGGCTGGCCGCCGTCCGGCGGCTCTGCGAGCAGGCCGACGTCCTCTTCCCCAGCGAGGGCGAGCTGGAGGCGCTCGGGCTCGACGAGGATCACCTGGTCGGGGCCGGTACGGCGGTGTGCCGCACGATGGCGGCTGACGGGGCGCGGCTGCGGGCCGGGCGGCTCGACCTGACCATTCCCGCGGTCGCGCCCGCCGAGCAGGTCGTCGACCCGGACGGCGCCGGTGACACGTTCGCCGGTGCGGTCATCGCCGCGAGGATGCGCGGCTCGACCTGGGGCGATGCGATCCGTGCGGCCTCGCAGGTGGTCGCTCGCGCCATCACCGTCGCCGGGCCGATGACCATGACGCTCCGCCCGGCCGACCTCGTCCTGCCGACGGCGGCCGGCGAGTAG
- the helR gene encoding RNA polymerase recycling motor ATPase HelR: protein MNLMTTSVFDLPAPLTPKADPALIAGDEEHFAAIAESLEQSIVELSDRLDTERKAPAGSGRKAMDRDMEIHRLTTRLRTLRRFGLDLCLGHMVHEDNPEPVYIGRLGLTESAGRRLLLDWRTPAAEPFFGATHANPMGLASRRRYRWTRGRINDYWDEVFAPDGFEGHAALDDQSAFIASLGSTRSPRMRDVLSTIQADQDAIIRAGSHGALVVDGGPGTGKTVVALHRAAYLLYSDPRLGHHRGGVLFIGPHQPYLAYVADVLPSLGEEGVQTCTLRDLVPEGPAAAVEGDPDVARLKSSADLVTAIEAAVRFYEEPPTKGMTVTTDRSDIWLSAADWAEAFETPDPGTPHNEARDQIWETLLTILMDKYGGDDSPDLVRKSLLRNEELLATFNSAWPLLEAPDLVGDLWSVPAYLRKCAPWLNADDVRTLRREDAQSWTVPDLPLLDAARQRLGDPEASRRQRRQAAAVVGQRDQMSMVIDHLIAADDSDMQMMSMLRKEDLQRALVDDALPNADPDPLAGPFAHIVVDEAQELTDAEWQMLLLRCPSRSFTIVGDRAQARHGFTESWQERLERIGLGRIDLASLSINYRTPEAVMTEAEPVIRAVLPDANVPTSIRSSDVPVVHGPASDLGSILDTWLAADADGIACVIGDPSFPATRRIRSLTPELAKGLEFDLVVLIDPERFGDGIEGAVDRYVAMTRATQQLVILTSR from the coding sequence GTGAACCTCATGACTACCAGCGTGTTTGACCTGCCCGCCCCTCTCACTCCCAAGGCCGACCCGGCGCTGATCGCCGGCGATGAGGAGCATTTCGCGGCCATCGCGGAGAGCCTCGAGCAGTCGATCGTCGAGCTGTCCGACCGCCTCGACACCGAGCGCAAGGCGCCTGCCGGCTCAGGCCGGAAGGCGATGGACCGGGACATGGAGATCCACAGGTTGACCACCCGCCTGCGCACCCTGCGTCGCTTCGGTCTGGACCTGTGCCTCGGACACATGGTTCACGAAGACAACCCCGAGCCCGTCTACATCGGACGACTCGGCCTTACGGAAAGCGCGGGTCGTCGGCTGCTGCTCGACTGGCGCACGCCCGCGGCTGAGCCGTTCTTCGGCGCGACCCACGCCAACCCGATGGGTCTGGCCAGTCGCCGCAGGTATCGCTGGACCCGCGGTCGCATCAACGACTACTGGGACGAGGTGTTTGCCCCGGATGGGTTCGAAGGGCACGCCGCGCTGGACGACCAATCCGCCTTCATCGCCAGCCTGGGCAGCACCCGGTCGCCCCGGATGCGGGACGTGCTCAGCACCATCCAGGCCGACCAGGACGCCATCATCCGTGCGGGATCGCACGGCGCTCTCGTCGTCGACGGCGGTCCGGGGACCGGGAAGACCGTGGTGGCTCTGCACCGCGCCGCCTACCTCCTCTACTCCGACCCGCGCCTCGGTCACCACCGCGGCGGCGTGCTGTTCATCGGTCCGCATCAGCCCTACCTGGCCTACGTCGCCGACGTACTGCCCAGTCTCGGAGAGGAAGGCGTGCAGACCTGCACCTTGCGGGACCTCGTCCCCGAGGGACCTGCGGCGGCCGTCGAAGGCGACCCGGACGTTGCCCGCCTGAAGTCGTCTGCGGACCTGGTGACGGCGATCGAAGCGGCCGTCAGGTTCTACGAGGAGCCCCCCACCAAAGGGATGACGGTCACGACCGACCGGTCTGACATCTGGCTGAGCGCGGCCGATTGGGCCGAGGCGTTCGAGACACCAGACCCCGGTACTCCGCACAACGAGGCACGGGACCAGATCTGGGAGACGCTGCTCACGATTCTGATGGACAAGTACGGCGGCGACGACTCCCCCGACCTCGTCCGGAAGTCGTTGCTGCGTAACGAAGAACTGCTCGCAACCTTCAACAGCGCGTGGCCGCTGCTCGAAGCACCCGACCTCGTCGGAGACCTGTGGTCGGTCCCCGCCTATTTGCGCAAGTGCGCGCCTTGGCTCAATGCCGATGACGTTCGGACGCTGCGACGTGAGGACGCCCAGTCCTGGACGGTGCCCGACCTACCGCTCCTGGACGCGGCGCGGCAGCGGCTCGGCGACCCGGAGGCGTCCCGACGTCAGCGGCGGCAAGCGGCCGCCGTTGTCGGCCAACGGGATCAGATGTCCATGGTCATCGACCACCTGATCGCCGCGGACGACTCCGACATGCAGATGATGTCGATGCTGCGCAAGGAGGACCTGCAGCGCGCCCTGGTCGACGACGCACTGCCCAACGCCGACCCTGATCCGCTCGCCGGCCCGTTCGCGCACATCGTCGTGGACGAGGCCCAGGAGCTGACAGATGCGGAGTGGCAGATGTTGCTGCTGCGCTGCCCGTCGAGGAGCTTCACCATCGTCGGAGACCGCGCTCAGGCCAGGCACGGATTCACCGAGTCGTGGCAGGAGCGGCTCGAGCGCATCGGGCTCGGCCGCATCGACCTGGCCTCCCTGAGCATCAACTACCGGACACCCGAAGCGGTCATGACCGAAGCCGAGCCGGTCATCCGGGCCGTGCTTCCGGACGCCAATGTGCCGACCTCGATCCGTTCCAGCGACGTGCCCGTCGTACACGGACCGGCGTCGGATCTGGGCTCGATCCTCGACACCTGGCTCGCCGCTGACGCCGACGGAATCGCCTGCGTCATAGGCGATCCGTCGTTCCCGGCGACGCGCCGCATCCGGTCGCTGACGCCCGAGCTGGCGAAGGGACTCGAGTTCGACCTGGTCGTTCTCATCGACCCGGAGAGGTTCGGCGACGGCATCGAGGGAGCGGTCGACCGTTACGTCGCGATGACCCGCGCGACCCAGCAACTGGTCATCCTCACAAGCCGGTGA
- a CDS encoding TetR/AcrR family transcriptional regulator, which produces MATVPPRRRGSSDTARRPGGRTARASQAILDATLAELVEVGYGSLALDRIAARAGVHRSTVYRRWANKEELVVDAVLASAARDVPTPDTGSVRGDLRALTHAIVGTLSAPISLTLLRTYVAESGRAPGIDAVATSFWAQRFALAGSIIERGIERGELDPHTDADLLIETLVAPLFLRILVTGKSVTTKYADRIVELTLAAHSA; this is translated from the coding sequence ATGGCGACGGTCCCACCGCGTCGGCGCGGTTCGTCAGACACGGCACGTCGGCCCGGCGGTCGTACGGCTCGTGCGAGCCAGGCCATCCTCGACGCGACCCTCGCCGAGTTGGTCGAGGTGGGTTACGGGTCCCTCGCCCTCGACCGCATCGCGGCCCGGGCCGGGGTGCATCGCTCGACCGTGTACAGGCGCTGGGCCAACAAGGAGGAACTCGTCGTCGACGCCGTTCTTGCGTCAGCGGCGCGCGACGTGCCCACCCCTGACACCGGGTCGGTCCGAGGCGATCTCCGGGCGCTCACCCACGCCATCGTCGGCACCCTCTCCGCACCGATCAGCCTGACACTGCTGCGGACCTACGTCGCCGAGTCCGGCAGGGCACCAGGCATCGACGCGGTCGCCACGTCGTTCTGGGCGCAACGCTTCGCGCTCGCCGGCTCAATCATCGAGCGGGGAATCGAGCGGGGTGAGCTCGACCCGCATACCGACGCCGATCTGCTGATCGAGACTCTGGTCGCGCCGCTCTTCCTCCGGATTCTGGTCACGGGAAAATCGGTCACCACCAAGTACGCCGACCGCATAGTCGAGCTCACCCTCGCCGCCCACTCCGCGTAA
- a CDS encoding VOC family protein: protein MTFDCAQPAKLAAFWSLALGYVGASPPPGFDTWPDWFVHVGVPEEEWDDGAYLHDPDGVTPGISFLKVPESKVAKNRVHLDVQVSGGRSEASDVRTSRITETVERLVEAGGTVIRADNIDGTLDHMVMADPEGNEFCVV from the coding sequence GTGACCTTCGATTGTGCGCAACCGGCGAAGCTGGCGGCGTTCTGGAGCCTGGCGCTGGGCTACGTCGGGGCCTCGCCACCGCCGGGGTTCGACACCTGGCCGGACTGGTTCGTTCACGTCGGTGTTCCGGAAGAGGAGTGGGATGACGGCGCCTACCTCCACGATCCCGACGGCGTGACGCCGGGCATCTCGTTCCTCAAGGTGCCGGAGTCCAAGGTCGCCAAGAATCGCGTCCACCTCGACGTGCAGGTCAGCGGTGGCCGCAGCGAGGCTTCCGATGTCCGGACGTCGAGGATCACCGAGACGGTCGAGCGCCTGGTCGAGGCGGGCGGGACGGTCATCCGCGCGGACAACATCGACGGCACGCTCGACCACATGGTGATGGCTGATCCAGAGGGCAACGAGTTCTGCGTCGTGTGA
- a CDS encoding DUF4349 domain-containing protein, producing MAAHQRFPRSPAWPRTAVGTGLAVALLIVAAGCTGSTETSGSASGGAADRAPSAATAAPKTVQPASGSLQSRDVVRTATLDMRTDDVDRAANTVLRLASKNQGRVDRDQRTTTHGRRTAEVVLRVPPTALEAVIGEVDSLGTEISRSVRGEDVTASKADIGARVSTLAASVKRLQGFLAHSGSISDLVSLESQLTQREGDLESMQAQQRALSDQIALATLTVDLAMRGTPVRAASGPAGFGSALAGGWHALVVSLRWILATLGYVAPIALVLALAAVGAVVLRRRRRHNTAPAG from the coding sequence ATGGCGGCACACCAACGGTTTCCGCGATCGCCGGCTTGGCCTCGCACCGCCGTCGGGACCGGTCTCGCCGTGGCCCTGCTGATCGTGGCCGCCGGCTGCACCGGATCGACGGAGACGTCGGGGTCGGCCTCCGGAGGCGCCGCGGATCGCGCTCCGAGCGCCGCCACGGCGGCTCCGAAGACCGTTCAGCCGGCCTCCGGTTCGCTACAGAGCCGGGACGTCGTACGCACCGCGACACTCGACATGCGGACCGACGACGTCGACCGCGCGGCAAATACCGTGCTGCGTCTGGCGAGCAAGAATCAGGGCCGGGTGGACCGTGACCAGCGCACGACGACGCACGGACGGCGTACGGCCGAAGTCGTGCTGCGCGTGCCCCCGACGGCGTTGGAGGCCGTCATCGGCGAAGTCGACTCGCTCGGCACCGAGATCAGCCGATCCGTTCGCGGAGAGGACGTCACCGCGTCGAAGGCGGACATCGGCGCGCGCGTCTCGACGCTCGCGGCGAGTGTCAAGCGGCTCCAGGGCTTCCTGGCACACTCCGGCAGCATCTCCGATCTCGTGTCCTTGGAGAGCCAGCTGACCCAGCGCGAGGGCGATCTCGAGTCGATGCAGGCCCAGCAGCGGGCGCTGTCGGACCAGATCGCGCTCGCCACGCTCACCGTCGACCTGGCGATGCGCGGAACGCCGGTCCGGGCCGCCAGCGGCCCCGCCGGTTTCGGCTCGGCGCTCGCGGGCGGCTGGCACGCGCTCGTCGTCAGCCTGCGCTGGATTCTCGCCACACTCGGCTACGTCGCCCCGATCGCACTGGTGCTGGCGCTCGCCGCGGTCGGCGCCGTCGTGCTCCGCCGGAGGCGGCGGCACAATACCGCTCCGGCCGGCTGA
- a CDS encoding YciI family protein, translating to MKYMMLVCFDAARANADSSADSSEQDGDESFPWLDEVTASGVRVDGDMLRPSSEAATVRVRNGEVLVTDGPFAETKEAIVGFDILECADLKEAVQIASRHPVAEGGSIEVRQFWHG from the coding sequence ATGAAGTACATGATGTTGGTCTGTTTCGATGCGGCACGGGCGAATGCGGACTCCTCCGCCGACAGCTCCGAGCAGGACGGCGACGAGAGCTTCCCGTGGCTGGACGAGGTGACGGCCAGCGGCGTACGCGTCGACGGCGACATGCTGCGCCCGTCGAGCGAGGCCGCCACGGTGCGGGTGCGCAACGGCGAGGTCCTTGTGACCGACGGTCCGTTCGCCGAGACCAAGGAGGCCATCGTCGGCTTCGACATTCTCGAGTGCGCGGACCTCAAGGAGGCTGTGCAGATCGCGTCGCGGCACCCGGTGGCGGAGGGCGGTTCCATCGAGGTACGGCAGTTCTGGCACGGCTGA